TTAAATTCAGTGTTTTATACACTGTAAATCATAATAGTGATTCATAATTcctgaaaaatgtatgttatatttACTGTTTACATTCAGGTCACTGCCTACTAAAATAAAAGAGGGTCCAGACACCAAAGAGTACAATAAAGAGTTCAATACGCCTTTGACTACATGTGATAGACCAACATTAACCCCTAAACCTTACATTAGTCCAGGTAAGTGCTCAAACCTGACCACAAATGAAGCTTAGTGCAGTGTACACAGGCAACATTACAGCACGCGTTCTTGttcattttgtataaataaaactttcttGATAAATGCATATGTGCACCTTTATGCACAAACTCTGTTTGCTAGGTTGTAGAGGCCAAGGCATTACAGAAAGAAAATCAGGCAAAGTCCTATCACTTAGGTCCATCCACAGGCAAAATCATTTCGGAGAGACAAAGCTGCATTTAGCTGTGATGAAGGGAGACATTCAAGATGTCAAAGACTTGATCACAGTGGGTGCTTCGGTTAATATACAGGATTATGCAGGTATGGCATATTGGAGGGTGTCACTTCATATTTGATGATCTATTCAAATCGTCGTTGGCACCCTAGTTATAGACCAGTGGTTGAAGTTAGCACACACGTCCACCTGATGGCATTGTGGATCAACACTTTTGAATTTAAAGGTATATTCGCTTTCAGGTTGGACTCCTCTCCACGAGGCAGTGCAGAGAAACAAGTATGACATGACAGAAAGTTTACTTGAAGCTGGAGCTAAAGTAAACTGCAGAGGAGATAATGGAATCACACCTTTACATGATGCCATTGAGTGTCAGTATCACAAGGTGTGTAATCCACATACAGTGGTACCTTCAATGAACACAAGTTACATAAAATACTACACGCAAACTGTGATAGTTGTTGTGTTAAATATGTATGATTACAGATTGTAGATCTACTTCTGAAGTATGGTGCCGATCCATTATTGAAGTCTGACAGAGGGATGACTCCTATAGACATGACCACAGAGAAATCTATGTACGTACTTGTGGAGAAATATCTGCAAAAGAATAAAGGTAATCCAGGTCTCTtgacatacacaaacaaaattaatatacagggattggacaaaaatattgtgaacaCCTGGGACAATATGTCTTATATGTCAAATCACTGTTTGCCTTGAATACAGTTTCCAATCTTAATCTCCAGTTGAAACATCCTCCTGCCAGTTGTTCTTTCGGAGGTTGGAAGAGGGGATTTTCTAATCTTCTCACCAAAAATATTCACTagaatcttttcatttttgggcgctAGTCTCCTTCGCTGTCTTCGCTCCATAgtcttttcatgttttgtgtacacagtcataatcataaaaagaatgttGCACCATGACTCCCATGAAGAGACGTTTTCTAGAGTATTTGTACTGCTGAACAGAACTTACTGTACAGCATTAACGCACAAACTGGAGAATATAGACAATGAAAACAACGCTAGAAATCGGTGTTCACGTTGTTTTATTCAACCCATGTACATTTATAGTCAACGGCTATTTGCtataagtgtaaatagcaattagatactatttacactaagtgaaaATACCATATTTTCTTTGACATGGATGCTGTTTACACTAAGTCCAAATAG
This genomic interval from Puntigrus tetrazona isolate hp1 chromosome 5, ASM1883169v1, whole genome shotgun sequence contains the following:
- the ankrd31 gene encoding ankyrin repeat domain-containing protein 31 isoform X2, which encodes MPVHSTKSSDASRQQAVPTLRRSLRISGKKTDALATMKNTQLLNAQHRSLPTKIKEGPDTKEYNKEFNTPLTTCDRPTLTPKPYISPGCRGQGITERKSGKVLSLRSIHRQNHFGETKLHLAVMKGDIQDVKDLITVGASVNIQDYAGWTPLHEAVQRNKYDMTESLLEAGAKVNCRGDNGITPLHDAIECQYHKIVDLLLKYGADPLLKSDRGMTPIDMTTEKSMYVLVEKYLQKNKDKNTPSTTDSAINPSVSQRKSQNSITDTRRPLQKSTGNADTSERESSPQSDEAENHPCSRMDNQAVILPFRPLSKCNHHLRLAPVYCGL
- the ankrd31 gene encoding ankyrin repeat domain-containing protein 31 isoform X1, with protein sequence MPVHSTKSSDASRQQAVPTLRRSLRISGKKTDALATMKNTQLLNAQHRSLPTKIKEGPDTKEYNKEFNTPLTTCDRPTLTPKPYISPGCRGQGITERKSGKVLSLRSIHRQNHFGETKLHLAVMKGDIQDVKDLITVGASVNIQDYAGWTPLHEAVQRNKYDMTESLLEAGAKVNCRGDNGITPLHDAIECQYHKIVDLLLKYGADPLLKSDRGMTPIDMTTEKSMYVLVEKYLQKNKDKNTPSTTDSAINPSVSQRKSQNSITDTRRPLQKSTGNADTSERESSPQSDEAENHPCSRMDNQAVILPFRPLSKVLFYIRQALWELDMAHAIFNNSKCALLDSPI